A genomic region of Cannabis sativa cultivar Pink pepper isolate KNU-18-1 chromosome 1, ASM2916894v1, whole genome shotgun sequence contains the following coding sequences:
- the LOC115705520 gene encoding uncharacterized protein LOC115705520, translating into MENSSADKKRVVIVGGGAAGSILARSIQFLAHVVLIDEKEYFEITWGMLRAMVEPPFAERMVINHSDYLSNVDIVASAATNITNGKVFTADGRSFAYDYLVIATGHKDSFPKTKAERLSYFESEFEKIKSADSILIVGGGPTGVELAGEIAVDFPEKKVTLVHRGSRLLEFVSSKASKKALDWLISKRVEVLLDQSVNLDGITDGVYKTSKGETIKADCHFLCIGKPVASSWLAETVLKDCVDTHGRLMVDEHFRVKGHLNVFAVGDITDTKEMKQGYIAEKHVDVTVKNLKVLLDGGNESKMVKYKGTFQAALVSLGRKEGVAEFPFITISGCIPGKIKSGDLFAGKTRKLLGLKP; encoded by the exons ATGGAAAACTCTAGTGCAGATAAGAAGAGGGTGGTAATCGTAGGCGGTGGTGCGGCTGGTTCTATTCTAGCTCGCTCTATTCAGTTCCTTGCACACGTTGTCCTCATCGATGA GAAGGAGTATTTCGAGATTACATGGGGGATGTTGAGGGCAATGGTGGAGCCACCATTTGCTGAAAGGATGGTGATTAATCACTCTGATTATCTTAGCAATGTGGACATTGTTGCATCTGCTGCAACTAATATCACAAATGGGAAAGTTTTCACTGCAGATGGAAGATCGTTTGCTTACGATTATCTTGTTATTGCCACCGGTCACAAGGATTCTTTTCCCAAGACTAAAGCTGAGAGGCTCAGTTATTTTGAATCAG AATTTGAAAAGATCAAGTCTGCTGATTCAATTCTGATTGTGGGTGGAGGTCCCACTGGTGTGGAGCTTGCTGGTGAAATTGCTGTTGATTTTCCAGAAAAGAAGGTGACACTGGTGCACCGTGGGTCTAGATTGCTAGAATTTGTTAGTTCTAAGGCTTCCAAGAAGGCATTGGATTGGTTGATATCAAAGAGAGTTGAAGTGCTCTTAGATCAATCAGTTAATCTGGATGGTATAACTGACGGTGTTTACAAAACGTCTAAGGGAGAAACTATAAAAGCAGATTGCCATTTCTTGTGTATTGGTAAACCAGTGGCGTCATCTTGGCTTGCTGAGACTGTTCTGAAAGATTGTGTGGACACACATGGAAGATTGATGGTTGATGAGCACTTCAGGGTCAAGGGTCATTTAAATGTCTTCGCTGTTGGAGACATCACAGATACCAAG GAGATGAAACAAGGGTACATAGCAGAGAAACATGTCGATGTGACTGTCAAGAATTTGAAGGTGTTGCTCGATGGAGGAAATGAGAGCAAGATGGTAAAATACAAGGGCACTTTCCAAGCTGCACTTGTTTCACTTGGGAGGAAGGAAGGTGTA